Part of the Pseudomonadota bacterium genome is shown below.
GGCCCGACGGCTATGCGCAGAACATCGTCGACGGCATCCAGCGCGCGCGCTATCGCGACAGCGCCAGCCGCCCGACCTTGCTGGAACCCGGCAAGGTCTACGAGTACACCATCGACCTGTGGGCAAGCAGCCATGTGTTCATGGCCGGTCATTGCCTGCGTATCGAGATCTCGTCGAGCAATTTCCCGCGCTTTGATCGCAACCTCAACACCGGCGGCGAGCAGGCCACCGGCACCACGTTCGAGGTGGCCGAGCAGACCGTGCTGCATGACGCGGCGCATCGCTCGCACGTGCTGTTGCCAGTAATCCCGTAGTCGATGATGCAGCACCCCAACTACAAGCATCTTTATTACTTCTGGGTCATCGCCCACGAAAAGAGCCTGACCCGCGCCGCCGAGCGTCTGCACCTCACACCGCAGACGCTGTCCGGCCAATTGGCGAAACTCGAGGACTATGTCGGTTCGCCGCTGTTCGAACGGCGTGGCCGGCGCCTGTCCCTGAGTGAAACCGGCCACCTGGTGCTCGAATACGCAGACTCGATGTTCAGCGCTGGCCAGGAGCTGGTCGAGATCCTCGATGGTCGACGCCTTGGTCGACTGGGCCGCCTGCGCATCGGCGTCAGCGACGTGGTGCCGAAACTGCTCGCCTATCGCTTCCTGCGCAAGGCGGTGGAAGCCTTCGACGATTACTTCCTGTCGATCTACGAAGGCAAGCACGAAGAGTTGGTGGCGAGTCTCGCCGCCCATCGCCTCGATGTCGTGATCTCCGACCGCGCTTCCGACGAAAGCCAGGCAACCAAGACCTATTCGCACCTGCTCGGCGTGACCGAGGTGAGCTTGTTCGCGCGCAACGACAATGCGCGCAAACTCGTGCGCGGCTTTCCGCGCTCCCTGCAGGGCGCGCCGATGCTGCTGCCTACTGCCAACACGCTGGTGCGTCGCGACCTCGAGCGTTGGTTCGAGAGCGTCGGCATCGCGCCCTTGATTGTCGCCGAGTTCGAGGACTCGGCGTTGCTGAAGGTGTTCGGCGCCGAGGGCCTGGGTTGCTTTCCCGCGCCGCGTGCCATTGCCCTCGACATCGCGCCGCAATACGGCGTGCGCGAAATCGGCACGACCGCGGTCAAGGAAAAGTACTACGCCATCACCGCCGAAAGGCGTATCAAGAATGCCGCCGCGCTGGCGGTGCTGGCGACCGCCAAGAGCGCTCTCGACGTGTAAAAAAGAACGACGCTCGCCGGGAGCAGCGAGCGTCGCAAGGGGGGTGAAGCAGCAATCAGGCGGTGGTGACGCGCGCACCGGCCGTGCTGCTGTTGGAACGCAGCGCGGCGATGCGCTCCTCCAGCGGCGGATGGCTGGCGAACCAGCGCTGCCAGCCGCCGCGCTGACCGCCGGCGATGCCGAGCGCCGCGACCTGGGTCGGTAGTTCACCGCTTTCGCTGCGCAGCCGCTCGAGCGCCGCAATCATGCGCTGGCGGCCGGCAAGGTCGGCGGCGCCCGCATCGGCGCGGAATTCGCGCTGGCGCGAGAAGTACATGACCACCGTCGAGGCCAGGATGCCGAGGCCGAGTTCCAGCACGAAGAACGTCACGTAGTAGCCGATGCCCGGGCCTTCCTCGTTGCGCAACACCACGCGGTCGACGAACCAGCCCACCACCCGCGAGATGAAGATCACGAAGGTGTTGAGCACGCCCTGGATCAGCGCCAGCGTCACCATGTCGCCATTGGCGATGTGCGAGACCTCATGGGCGATGACCGCGTCGGCTTCGTCGCTGGTCATGCGCCGCAAAAGGCCGGTAGACACCGCCACCAGCGCGTCGTCGCGCCGCATGCCGGTGGCGAATGCGTTGACTTCGTCGGCGTCGTAGATGGCGACTTCGGGCATGGCGATGCCGGCGCTGCGCGCGTGGCGCGCCACGCTCTCCACCAGCCACGCTTCAGCGGCGTTCGCCGGGTCGGTGATGACGCGTGCGCCCACCGCCATCTTCGCCGACCACTTCGAGATGGCCAGCGACAAAAAGGCGCCGCCGAAGCCGAACAGCGCGGCAAAGCCGAGCAAGGCGCCGAAGTTCATGCCTTGCGCATCGAGAAAGCGATTGACGCCGAAAAGATGCGCCACCACTGACAGGGTCAGCATCACGGCCAGGTTGGTGGCCAGGAACAACACAATGCGTTTCATGGAAGATCTCCTTTCAGAATTTCCGATGGGACAGGGCCTCAAGATGCCGGCGGGTGCGCGTCTTCGTCGCGTGGCGCGATGCCATTCGCCGGAGCCGCCGCGCGCACCGCGCCGTGGCGGCGCACATTGCGTCGCCGCTCCAGCCGTCGGGCCAGCGCCGCCGCCAGGCGGTCGGCGGCGAAGTCGATGGCGGCGTACAGATCGGGACGCGTGTCCGCCGCGAATACGTCCGGCGCGCCGCCGACGCTGACGCCGATGCGGCAGGTCTTGTCATAGCCGCCGCGCGGGCCGTTCTCGTCGGCCAGACGCGTGACGACGCGCCGCACGTGGCGCTTGAAGGGGGCGATCGCGGCGCCCACGCGCTTGGTGACGTGGGCGCGCAGCGCGTCGGTGACGGCAAAACCATGAGCTTGAATTTCGATGTCCATGACGGCTTCCTGTGATTGACGCAGCACATGCTGCGGGCCACCCAGGCTTCGGACCAGTCGATTAAATCTGCATCCTTGTTCGTCTTTTACTGATTAGCGCCGGGCCTGTGCGCGACTAGCATGTCGGCCCATCAGTGAATGACGGCCGTGCACCGCGGCCCGGGAGAACGCCATGACCAGCGCCTGTCAGGCAGCGCAAGCCGCGGCTCACGCCGAGCCCGAGCAGCATCCGCTACGCGCCCATCACGCACCGCGACTCGGCATCATCGGCGCCGGTCAGCTGGCGCGCATGACCGCCATCGCCGCCGCGCAGCTTGGTTGCGAAGTGGTGGTGCTGGCCGCCCACGAAGACGAACCGGCCTGCGCGCTGGCCACGCGTTGCGTGTTCGGCGACCGCGACGACGCGGCCAAGCTCGCGCAACTCGCCGCGCAGGTCGACGTGGTGACGCTGGAGAACGAATTCGTCGATGCGCGCAGTCTCGCCGCGCTGGAGCGACAGGGCGTGCCCTTGTTTCCAAGCGCGGCATGCGTGCGCGCGGTGCAGGACAAATTCGTGCAGAAGTCGGTGTTGACCGCGCACGGCGTGGCGACACCGGCCTTTCGGGCCGTGGCCAGCGTGGAACACGTCGTCGACGCGGCGGCCGAGCTCGGCTGGCCGCTGGTGTTGAAGGCGCGCCGCAATGGCTACGACGGCAAGGGCAATGCAACGCTGCATGGCGCCGCCGATGTCAGCGCCGCGTGGCACAGGCTCGGTGGCGCGGGTGGCGAGCTGTACGTCGAGCAATGGTGTCCGTTCGTCGCCGAGGTGGCGGTGATCGTGACGCGCGCCCGCGACGGCGCGAGTGTCGTCTATCCCGTCACCGAGACCGTGCAGCGCAATCATGTCTGCCATCGCGTGATGGTGCCCGCCGCGCTGCCCTCGGCGCAGGAAGCCGCGGCGCTGGAACTCGCCGCGCGCGCGGTGGCGGCGGTCGGCGGTGTCGGCAGCTTCGGGGTCGAACTGTTCGTGATGGCGGACGGCCGCCTGCTGTTGAACGAACTTGCACCGCGCGTGCACAACTCAGGTCACTACACCATCGAGGCCTGCGCCTGCTCGCAGTTCGAAAACCATGTGCGTGCGGTGTTCGGCTGGCCTTTGGGCTCCACCGCGTTACGCGCGTCGGCGGCGGTGATGGTCAACCTGCTCGGCACGCATGCCGGTGCCGGGCGGCCGTTGGGGCTTGCCGACGCTTTGGCGGTACCCGATATTCACATCCACCTCTACGGCAAGACGCGCGTCGCCGCCGGCCGCAAGATGGGGCATATCACCGCGCTGGGGGAAACGCAGGACGGCGCCCGCGCGCGAGCCGAGCGCGGCGCCGCGCTGTTGGGTTTTGCCGAGGAATGACACGCATGAAAGCCGCTACCCCCACCGTTGCAGTGATCATGGGCAGCGATTCCGACTGGCCAACCATGGAGGCGGCGGTGGTGGCCTGCGCCGAGTTCGGTCTCGAGTGCCAGGTCGAGGTCTTATCCGCCCACCGCTTGCCGCTGGACATGGTGCGCTTCGCGCGCAACGCCCACCGCCGCGGTCTGCGCGTGATCATCGCCGGCGCCGGCGGCGCCGCGCATCTGCCCGGCATGGTCGCGAGCCTCACGCCATTGCCGGTGATCGGCGTGCCGGTCGAAAGCCGCGCGCTGAAGGGTATGGATTCGCTGTTGTCTATCGTGCAGATGCCGCCCGGCGTACCGGTGGCGACGGTCGCCATCGGCGGCGGGCGCAACGCGGGTTTGCTGGCGGTGCAGATCCTCGCCTCGGGCGACGCGCGCCTGCAGGCCAGGATCCTCGAGTTCAAACAGCGCCTGGCGGGCGAGGTGCGTCAGCGCGCGAAGCGCTTGAAGAAAAACCTGTAGGTGCGAATTAATTCGCGCCTTCGCGGCGGATGTCAGACTGAAGTCCGACCCACAAGGTCAGCACTCCATGGTGGGTCAGACTGAAGTCCGACCCACAGGGACAGCGCCTTTTGTGGGTCAGGCTTCAGCCTGACACCGATCTCAGCCGCCGATGCGCCTCACCTTGGCGGCACGCTTGGCCGCGGCGGCCTTGCGCGCCGCCTGTGCATCGAGGTGCGACGGCCAGGCGCGATAGACGTCGGCGCGGCGGCGGCGATCGCGATAGGTCGGCGCGACGCCCGTTTCACGGTTGTCGTGCAGCTTGTCGAGGTCCACCGAGCCGCGCAGCACCATCTGCACGTTGGCGCGCGCTTCGGCTATCACGCCATTGGGCGCGCTCCACGGCTTGTCGCAGGGGCCGACGATGGAACTGCGCGTCCAGCCGCCGGGCAGCGGGCCCTTGGGCAGCTTGCCGCCGGTCGCGCAGTGCACGAAATACACCTGGTTCTCGATGGCGCGCGCTTGCGCGCAGTGGCGCACGCGC
Proteins encoded:
- the nhaR gene encoding transcriptional activator NhaR, whose protein sequence is MMQHPNYKHLYYFWVIAHEKSLTRAAERLHLTPQTLSGQLAKLEDYVGSPLFERRGRRLSLSETGHLVLEYADSMFSAGQELVEILDGRRLGRLGRLRIGVSDVVPKLLAYRFLRKAVEAFDDYFLSIYEGKHEELVASLAAHRLDVVISDRASDESQATKTYSHLLGVTEVSLFARNDNARKLVRGFPRSLQGAPMLLPTANTLVRRDLERWFESVGIAPLIVAEFEDSALLKVFGAEGLGCFPAPRAIALDIAPQYGVREIGTTAVKEKYYAITAERRIKNAAALAVLATAKSALDV
- a CDS encoding HPF/RaiA family ribosome-associated protein — protein: MDIEIQAHGFAVTDALRAHVTKRVGAAIAPFKRHVRRVVTRLADENGPRGGYDKTCRIGVSVGGAPDVFAADTRPDLYAAIDFAADRLAAALARRLERRRNVRRHGAVRAAAPANGIAPRDEDAHPPAS
- the purE gene encoding 5-(carboxyamino)imidazole ribonucleotide mutase — translated: MTRMKAATPTVAVIMGSDSDWPTMEAAVVACAEFGLECQVEVLSAHRLPLDMVRFARNAHRRGLRVIIAGAGGAAHLPGMVASLTPLPVIGVPVESRALKGMDSLLSIVQMPPGVPVATVAIGGGRNAGLLAVQILASGDARLQARILEFKQRLAGEVRQRAKRLKKNL
- the htpX gene encoding protease HtpX; this translates as MKRIVLFLATNLAVMLTLSVVAHLFGVNRFLDAQGMNFGALLGFAALFGFGGAFLSLAISKWSAKMAVGARVITDPANAAEAWLVESVARHARSAGIAMPEVAIYDADEVNAFATGMRRDDALVAVSTGLLRRMTSDEADAVIAHEVSHIANGDMVTLALIQGVLNTFVIFISRVVGWFVDRVVLRNEEGPGIGYYVTFFVLELGLGILASTVVMYFSRQREFRADAGAADLAGRQRMIAALERLRSESGELPTQVAALGIAGGQRGGWQRWFASHPPLEERIAALRSNSSTAGARVTTA
- a CDS encoding 5-(carboxyamino)imidazole ribonucleotide synthase, which translates into the protein MTSACQAAQAAAHAEPEQHPLRAHHAPRLGIIGAGQLARMTAIAAAQLGCEVVVLAAHEDEPACALATRCVFGDRDDAAKLAQLAAQVDVVTLENEFVDARSLAALERQGVPLFPSAACVRAVQDKFVQKSVLTAHGVATPAFRAVASVEHVVDAAAELGWPLVLKARRNGYDGKGNATLHGAADVSAAWHRLGGAGGELYVEQWCPFVAEVAVIVTRARDGASVVYPVTETVQRNHVCHRVMVPAALPSAQEAAALELAARAVAAVGGVGSFGVELFVMADGRLLLNELAPRVHNSGHYTIEACACSQFENHVRAVFGWPLGSTALRASAAVMVNLLGTHAGAGRPLGLADALAVPDIHIHLYGKTRVAAGRKMGHITALGETQDGARARAERGAALLGFAEE